The genomic window CTCCAGCCCCTCAGCGTCATAGTCGGGCGCGGCGAGCGGCGCGCCGGCCTCATCCAGCAGCGGGCCACGCATTCCGTCCCTCAGGCCGACGAGACGCCCGTTCGCCTCGACCGGGCGGACCGCCAGCCAGTGGCCCCGGTCGGAGATGGCGAGCAGCCGCCCGTCAGGCAGAACGCGCAGGCCGGAATAGCCGCCAAAGCCCTCCGCATCGCTCATGACATGCAGGCCGCCCAGATAGGCGAGCGAGCCCACCGTGGCCTGCGCCGGGTTCTTGGTGTCGAGCGGCACCGGCCGGACGGTGATGGCGACGGATACCGGCCGCGCGGCCTCGAACGCAGCCGGGCCGGGCGCCGCCGCCCAGGCCCCGCAGACGGCGGCAAGGCCGACAAGACCGAGGACAACGCGCTTGCGAATGGGGGCGGAGGGCGTCATGGCGTGCGCCTCCGGCGCGCATGGACAGGAACAGGTGGCAGGAAAGCCCGGAAAGACGGCCGGCAGGCGGGCAGCGAGCCGAATGCCATCAGGCCGCCCACCCTATCGCCGCGCCGCGCCTCGCCCGGCCTGGGGCCGGGACGCCGGGCGCCGGTCCGCCTCGAACAGGCTGGCCAGCTGCTCGGTCATCACCCCGCCCAGCTGCTCGGCGTCCATGATGGTGACGGCGCGGCTGTAATAGCGGGTCACATCATGGCCAATGCCAATGGCGATCAACTCCACCGGCGACTTGGCCTCGATCCAGCCGATCACCTGCCGCAGATGCTTCTCGAGGTAATTGCCGGTATTGACCGACAGGGTGGAATCATCCACCGGCGCGCCGTCGGAGATGACCATGAGGATGCGGCGCTCCTCCGGCCGGCCGATCAGACGGTTGTGCGCCCACAAAAGCGCCTCGCCGTCGATGTTCTCCTTGAGCAGCCCCTCGCGCATCATCAGCCCCAGGTTCTTGCGGGCGCGCCGCCAGGGCGCATCCGCCGTCTTGTAGAGGATATGGCGCAGATCGTTGAGGCGGCCAGGCATGGCCGGGCGGCCTTCCGCCAGCCATTTCTCGCGCGACTGCCCGCCCTTCCAGGCGCGGGTGGTGAAGCCAAGGATCTCCACCTTCACCGAGCAGCGCTCCAGCGTGCGGGCAAGGATGTCGGCGCAGATGGCGGCGATGGAAATGGGGCGCCCGCGCATGGAGCCGGAATTGTCGATGAGCAGCGTCACCACCGTGTCGCGGAATTCCGTATCCCGCTCCACCTTGTAGGTGAGGGAGTGGCTGGGGCTGGTAACGACGCGAGACAGGCGCGCGGTATCGAGCAGCCCCTCCTCCTGGTCGAAGTCCCACGAGCGGTTCTGCTGCGCCATGAGGCGGCGCTGAAGCCGGTTGGCCAGCTTGGTAACCACGCCCTGGAGGTGGGTGAGCTGCTGGTCGAGATAGGCGCGCAGGCGGGTCAGCTCCTCCGCGTCGCACAGCTCCTCGGCCGCCACCGTCTCATCGAAAGCGGTGGTGTAGACCTTGTAGTCGAACTGGGGCGTGGCCTCCGACAGGGGCGCATTGGGCCGCCAGGGGGCAACGCCCTCCGGTCCCTCGTCGCCCAGCTCGGGGCTGACGCTATCCTCGCTCTCCATCTCCGCGCCGGACTGCTCTCCGCGGGCCTCGGCAGGGCTCTCCATCTCCTCCCCGCCCTGGTCCTGGTCGCCTTCGGCGGCGGAAGACTGCTCCTGGCCGTCCTGATCCTGGTCGCCGGACTGGTCAGCCTCGTCCTTCTGGTTCTCTTCCTGCTCTTCCGGGTCTTCCACCGGCTCGTCCGCCAGCCCCAGGTCCGCGATGATGCTGCGGGTCATGCGGGAGAAGGCGGATTGATCCTGAAGGTTGGCCTCCAGCGCGTCCAGGTGCGCGCCTGCCCTGGCCTCGATGCTGGCGCGGACCATATCGACCGCCACGCGGGCACCATCCGGCGGCGCCTGCCCGGTCAGCCGTTCGCGGATCATGAGGCCGATGGCGCTGGCCAGCGGCACCTCCTCCGAACTCTTGGCGCGGGAAATGGGATCAAGCCGCACCCGCGCCTCGGTCATGCGGGCAAGGTTTTCCGCCACGCCCGCCATCTCGCGGCTGCCGATGGCCTCCACCCGCGCCTGCTCCGCCGCGTTGTAGATGTCCCGCGCCAGCCCCGCCGCCGGCTGGTTGCGGGCGTGCACCTTGTCATCGTGGTGCCGCTGGCGCAGCGCATAGGCGTCCACCCAGCCGCGCACCTCCGCCACCTGCTCGGGCGGCAGGTTCCGCATGGGCTGGGGCACCCGCGCCTGGTTGCCGAGCAGGGCCGGCTTGTCGGCGGTGAAGGTGACATCCGCTTCCGGCAGATGGCCGAGCGCCCGCATGGTCGCGGCCAGCGACTGGCGGAAGTCCTCAAGCAGGTTGGGTGGGGGCATCACGGGGCGTTACTTGCGGCTGGCCGCCTTCTGCGCCTTGGAGGCGACGGAGTCGGGCAGCTCCTCGCCGAAGGCGCGCTGATAATATTCCGACACGATCGCCCGCTCCGCCTCGTCGCACTTGTTGAGGAACGACAGACGGAAGGCGAACCCGACGTTCTTGAAGATCTCGGCGTTCTGTGCCCAGGTGATGACCGTGCGTGGGCTCATGACGGTGGAGATGTCCCCCGCGATGAAGCCCTGGCGCGTCATCTCGGCGACGCGCACCATGTTGGCGATGGTCTTGCGGCCCGCCTCGGTATCATAAGCCTTGCACTTGGCCGCAACGATGCCGACTTCCGTTTCCGCCGGCAGATAGTTCAGGGTCGTCACGATGTTCCAGCGGTCCATCTGGCCCTGGTTGATCTGCTGGGTGCCGTGGTAGAGGCCGGTGGTGTCGCCCAGGCCCACCGTATTGGCGGTGGCGAACAGGCGGAACCAGGGGTTGGGGCGGATCACCCGGTTCTGGTCGAGCAGGGTCAGGCGGCCCTCCACCTCCAGCACGCGCTGGATGACGAACATTACGTCCGGCCGGCCGGCGTCATATTCGTCGAACACCAGGGCCGTCGGGGTTTGCAGCGCCCAGGGCAGGATGCCCTCGCGGAACTCGGTCACCTGCTTGCCGTCGCGCAGCACGATGGCATCCTTGCCGACCAGATCGATGCGGCTGATGTGCGAATCGAGGTTGACGCGGATGCACGGCCAGTTGAGGCGCGCCGCCACCTGCTCGATGTGGGTGGACTTGCCGGTGCCGTGGAAGCCCTGGACCATGACGCGGCGGTTGAAGGCGAACCCCGCCAGAATGGCCAGCGTGGTATCCGGATCGAACACATAGGAATCGTCCCGCTCGGGCACGTGTTCATCGGCCACGGAAAAAGCGGGCACCTTGAGGTCAACATCCACGCCAAAGGTTTGCCGGGCATCCACCGTGATGTCCGGGGCCTCGAGCGCGACGGTGCGCGGGCGGTGGGCGTGGGCTTCAGCAGTCATAGATCGCAACCTTGCAAACAGCTTAGCGGGTCAGGACGAAAAAGCGGGCGACTGGCTCAGATGCGTATAGGCATCGATCACTTTGTGCAACTGATGCTCTTGGGAGCGGTCTCCGCCGTTGGTGTCGGGATGATAGCGCCGCGCGAGCCGTTTGTATTGTTTCTTGATGGCTTCAAGCGAGGCATCGTCGCCCAGTCCCAGAACCTTCAACGCCTGCCGGTCCTTGGCCGACAGGCGGGTTCCGTCCGGGCGTGCGCCGCCCGCGCCGAACCGGCGGGTGAACCCCTGCATGGCCTTCAGGATACCGAGGGGATCATCGATGTTCAGGTCGGCCGGATTGGCGTTGGTGGCAAAGGGCCGGCTGCCTCGTTCCCACGATGGATGGCCCACGCGCTCGGCCGCCACCTCCTCCTCCGACAGGCCCTTGAAATAGTCATAGCCCGCATTGAAGGCGCGCACATGCTCCAGGCAGAACCAGTGGTAGCCGTCCCGCTCCGGCCGGGGTGAGCGGGGCGCCCGAAATTCACCGGCCTCCGCGCAGCCCGGAGAGTCGCAGCGCCGCCCATCGGCGTGGACGACACGGCCGTGAAACCGGCTGGACCGGCCTTTGGGACGGGACTGATACTCAGACACGGGTTCTCCTTGCTGTAACGCATGCAGGTTCGTAAAGGGGGGAGCGAACAGCCACGGCTGCCGGATGGAGCTTATATGGGGCCTGTTGCCAAGGAAGTCAGCCGCCGTTTGAGCGAAACGTTTCAACCTACCGCATTGGTGGTGCGGGACGACAGCGAACAGCACCGCGGCCATGCCGGCCACCGGGAAGGGGTGGAAACCCATTTCACCGTGGAAATCTGCGCCGCCGCCTTTGCCGGACGCAGCCGGGTGGAACGGCAGCGCATGGTCTATGCGGCGCTCTCCGACCTGATGAACAACCCCATCCACGCGCTCAGCCTGAAGATCACCACGCCGGAAGGCTAGGGCCCGCGGCCTTCACTTCGCAGGAAGTGCTTGTTTTGCAGGGGGATCCCAGCCCCTTCCCGCACCCTCCCGTCTGCTTGGCCGGGCCGCGCCCTGCATGAACTGCGGGGCCCTTGGTGTTCAGTGCCTGCACGCCGGCTTGACCGGCGATGCCCCAAGAAAACGTATGCGGGCCTTGAGGGGGACGTGAGCCCCCCTGGCCCTTTTGCTCACGCGCTCCCCGCATAGGGTTTGATTGCTCGCGCGCCTTCGGGCTGGCCGCCATCCTCCCGGTTCTCCGCCGTCCCGCCCCGCGCGATTCCGACCAGAGGACTCGCAACCTTTGACGAGTTCGAACGTTACGGGTCTGACGGGTCCGCAACGCCTTCCTGGTTGTTACGGAGTCAACAGCCGCGCTCCGTTCGGCGGCGCACGGCAGATGAAAAGGGTGTTCTGGCCTTTGACCGCTTCACCACAGCACAGCGTGACCGCACAGCGCGGCTTCGGACAAGCCAGATCCGCCCTGCCCGTTCGCGCCCCGGCCACCCGGCCGGACAGCGGAGCCGAAAGATCCGACGCAGGGGGACTTCATGGCGCTTAAAACATCACAGCCCTCGGGAATGGAAAGTCAGGCAGTGCTGCGCGCGGCCATGTCCGCGCCCATGCTCGGAAAAGAGGATGAACTGGAACTCGCCCGCCGTTGGCGCGAACAGCGGGACGTAGATGCGCTCAGGGCGCTCACACGATCCTATTTAAGACTGGTCATCTCCATGGCAAGCCGCTTCCGCAGCTATGGATTGCCGGTGTCCGACCTCATTCAGGAAGGAACGGTCGGACTGATGGAGGCCGCCGGCCGCTTCGAACCGGAACGGGAGATTCGCTTCTCCACCTATGCCTCCTGGTGGATCCGCTCATCGATGCAGGACTACATCCTCAGGAACTGGTCGATCGTGCGGACCGGCACCACGGCGGCGCACAAGAGCCTGTTCTTCAACCTGCGCCGCCTGCGCGCCCAGATCGTGGGCGACTACGACGGCCCCATGACCTACGCCTCGCGCCAGCTGCTGGCCGAGAAGCTGGGCGTGCGGCTGAAGGACGTGGAGGTGATGGAGGCGCGCCTGACTGGCTACGACCGCTCGCTCAACGCCATGGTGGGCGAGGACGGCGAGAGCGAATGGATGGATTTCCTCGCCTCCGATGCGCCCCAGCCGGACGAGGAACTGGAGGAGATCAACGACAGCCGCGTGAAGATGGACCTGCTGCGCGACGCCATGAAGATTCTGAGCGAGCGGGAGATGACCATCATCCGCGAGCGCCGGCTGGGCGACGACAGCGTGACGCTTGCGGCGCTGGGCGAGCGGCTCGGCATTTCCAAGGAACGGGTGCGCCAGATTGAAACCCAGGCGCTCAACAAGCTTCGTACGGCGCTCATCAACCGGGTGGGGGACCCGGTGAGCGCCGGACTGGTCAGCAGCTACGGCTGAGGACCACGGAGGGGGGCACCGGCGCGGTGAGCAACGGGCGGGCACGCCCGGAGAGGGGACGGACGATGCCCCGTTGCCTGCCGCGCCGGACCTGCCTCTCCTCCTCCCTCCACACCAGCAAGGCCCTACCCCAACATGGCGGGCCGCCACCTCATCAGCCTCGCAAACATGAGAATTTTCCCAAAGGGGCGTTGATTCCGCTCCAAAGGCAAGACATACATCCCAAACCGTCTTTGGGCAGACTTGTCTGCGGCGTGCCGGATTAGCTCAGCTGGTAGAGCAACCGCCTTGTAAGCGGTAGGTCGTTGGTTCGAGTCCGACATCCGGCACCACTTCCCAACCACTCTCCCGCCCTGGCCTCTCAGCCGCCCGTGCCCTGACCGTCCTCCCCGTGGGGCAGGCGCGTCATCCGCCAGGCGGCCATGGCGCCCGCCAACGCCAGGGGAAGAGCCGCGATGAACACCCACAGCGCCGTCGACCGGGCGCTGATAAGCGTCAGCCCCGCGCCGAAGCCCGCCAGGTTGGCCGTTGCGCCTGCAATGGCCGCGCCTACCGCCTCGCCTGTCTGGCGCACGGCGATGAGGGCGGAGCTGCCGATGGCGCGGTCCTCATCCGGCAGGGCGGCCAGCACCCGGCGGTTCATCAGGGCGGAGGAAAAGCCGAAGCCCGCCCCCATTATTACCGCCGCCGCAATGACCAGGGGCACGGCCGCCTCGCGCATCACCAGCGCGAGGAGAATGGGGCCGGCAAGGATGCACGCCGCCCCCAGCCGTATCCAGCGGTCACCCGTTTGCGGCGTGGCGCCCGAGACGACGAAGGCGGCCAGCGTCCAGGCCATGGCATGGGCGGCCACCGCATAGCCTGCGGCCAGCGGCGTGAGGCCGTGCAGCTGCTGCAACAGCGCCGGGCCATAGATGAGAAAGCCGATGGACGTGGCGGTAAGGAAAAACATGGCGGCATAGCCCGCGCCCGGCACGGCGCCGAGGTTGGCGGCCATGCGCGGCAGCAGGCGATGCGTCGCCCGCCGGTCGAACCGGAGCAGCCACACGAGCAATCCCAGACCCAGGCCGACCAGGGCCAGGGCCAGGCCCGGCCGCTGGATCATATCCGCACAGCCGATGGCGGCAACGGCAAGGCACAAGAGGCCCAGCTGGCGCCAGGGCACCGTTGCGGCCTGGGCCGGCGTGGCCTCCCGCGGCAGCAGAAAGCGGGCGGCCACGGCAAAGAGGGCGGCCTGCGCCGCGAAGATCCAGAAGACAGTGCGCCAGGAGCCTGCCGCCGCCAGCAGCCCGCCGAGCAGAGGGCCGAGGATGGTCGCCAAACCCCAGACGGCAGCCACGGCGGCAAAGATGCGCCCCAGATGCCGCTCGGGAAACAGGAAGGCGATGGCGACCATGGCAAGGCCGGACATCCAGCCGCTGCCGGCGCCCTGAACGACCCGGCCAAGCAGGAACAGACCCATGCCTGGAGCAAGGGCACTGAGCACGCACCCGGCCGTCAGCACCAGACCGGCCATGACCGTGGCGGGCCGCAGCCCGACAATTTCGGAAAACCGGCCGGCTGAGGCCCCGGCAAGGATGGCCCCCAGCAGGAAGCCGGCAACCGACCAGCTGAAGAAGGCATAGCCGCCAAGGTCTGCCCCGACGCTCGGCATGATGGTGGCGGTGACCAGGGCATCGGCAGCGTTCAGCCAGACCCCGAGGCAGATGAGGGCAAAGCGCGGCAACCGGCCTGCAGCCAGAAGATCGGCCCAGGTGGAAGGGGCGTGCCTGTGTTCGCTCATAGAGGGGATGCCGGCGAAGGGTTTGAACGATTTAAAATCAGATCGCCCGGCACTATGGCCGCTTGCCGCGGACAAATCCACATTCGCCAATCCGCACTGGCAACCCCGCCATGGGCTGGGCCTTGCATGCCTGGCGCTGCGTGGCGGAAATTAAAGAGGCAATCGTTCCTTAAAATCATTCAGCAATTCATCATCGCCGTAGAATGAAGCGCAGCGGGCTGCTGCCCATCGCGATCCTTTAAAATCCAAGAATAATCCAGCAGGGGCGTCCATCTGCGTCTGCACAGCCATAAAAACAGGACATGAAAAAAACAGAAGAAGCGCGAGGGGCAAAGCCGCTGGCCGAGCGCCCCTGCTGATATCAAGCGGAACGCAGCCAAAGAAAGCGGGGGCCCAAAAAGAGGGCGGCAGGGTGATGCCGCCCTCCAGTTTTCCCCGGTGAGGGGAGCGTTTTCCAATGCGAGGGTTACGCGGAAACCAGATTAATTCCGACGCCGGCGCGCCAGACCCAGACCGGCAATGCCCAGGCCCAGCAGGCCGAGAGAGGCAGGCTCGGGCACCGGCACGCCGCCTTCGCCGCGAACGATGACGAAGCTTTCGGGACCGCCGTCAACGTCCTCGATGGTGGCCTCCAGCGCCATGCGGAAATCGCCGAAGTCCTCAGCGCTGAAGATGACTTCGTTCACTTCTTCCTGCTGCGCGGCGTCGATGCCGAAAATGTAGTCGGCAATGCCGTTGCCTGGGCTGGTGGTCGCAAACGTGGCATCGCCGTCGATGGCCAGAAGCAGAGTGCCCCCATCATAGAACTTCAGGGTCAGGTCAGTGATGGTCAAACCATCGCCGCCGGGCTCGGTGGCATCAAAGACGATCAGGATTTCGCTTGCATCCGTGATGCCGAGCGAGCCGATCGTGGGAGTTCCGTACTTCAGGTCATCAGTCAGCGGCGGCGGCTCGTTACCGCCCAAATTGACGACGCCGTTGCCCATGAACACGCCAGACTCGTTGGGCAAGCAGGCCCCGCTGCCGACCGCGAACGAGCCGCCGCCGGTAATGCCGACACAGCCGGACTCAGTGCCGTCCTGATCGGGTCCGGTTTCCTGAATCGTCAGGTCACGGTTCACGTTGCCGAAGCCGAAACCGTTCGTGTCATCAGAGTTCAAAACAACCAGACTGGCTGACGCACTGTGCGAAAGACCAAGCGCCGCAACGCCTGCAAGAAACATACTCATCATTATTTTCATTTGGTATCTCCTGTCCCGATAGGCCTTGCGGGCAGCCGACATCTGACAACCGGCTCCCCAAGCCCAACAAGAAAGCCCCAACGGCGGAGCTTCCGCCGTCCAACAAAGCAACTTTCGGGCCAGTCGCTGAATTCCGCACTCTCCGTAACAATTAAATCCTGTTAATTTTACTTTAATCGTAAATATAACCGACAGTTTTATTGCCGTATCAAATGCAGTTTATAGATTTTATATTTATTATTTGCTCGCACCGATGACTACTTAACTTATTATCTTTCTTAAAAATCCGCCATCCGCTCGCCGCAAACCACCCTGGCCTTTCGACCCCAGGGGTTTCCTGCACGGGCAAAGACACCTTTATTCGGTGATTGCGGGAACAATGGCTTGACCATCTTCCCCGCGCTCAATATTTCCATGAAGATCGAAACCAAGGGCAGGAGCCGAATGCTCATGGAACAGGCCGATGCCATCAACGCCTTCGCCGCCCTGGCGCAGGACACGCGCCTGACCGTGTTTCGCCTGTTGGTGCAGGCCGGGCCCGACGGCCTGACCGCAGGCGCGATCGCCCGGCATCTCGGCGTTCCCGCCTCTACCATGTCGCACCACCTGGCTACCCTGGAGCGGGCGGGCCTTGCCGTCTCGCGCCGGGAGAGCCGCCAGATCTTCTATGCCGCCGATTATGAAGGCGCCCGCGGCCTCATTACCTTCCTGATGGAAGACTGCTGCCACGGCCACCCGGAGATTCGCGGCAGCGACAACGCCGCCACGACCTGCTGCCCCACCGAAAGCTAAGAAAAGCCGGGAAGCGCCGGGCAAGGTTTACGGCTGCCTGCAATCCGCCGGCCGGCGGGTGCCCCCGCCCTGCCCAAAGCGCGAAGAGGCGGCGCGGTTGGCCCGAATAGCTCCCTACACCGGCATCAGCTCGTTCACCCGAAGCAGCATGTCGGACATGGAATAGCGCGGAATGTCCGCCAGCCCGATGGGGCCAGGCTGGTCGAGAATGGAGACGTCTGAATTGCGGATGAGGGCGATGATGGTCTCCGCCACGATGCGCGAGCCAACGGGGCCGAGCGGCTCGCCGCCGTTCAGCTCCGCCTCGCGCAGGATGTAATACCATAGCGGCGGCGTCTCCAGCAGCCCCACCCGCTCCAGCGTTGCCCCATGCGGGCCGCCGCGCAGCTGGTCGAGCGTCAGCCGCTCGTGCGGCAGGCCGGTGACGATGATGCGCTCCGCCACCTGCAGGCCATGCGGCAGCGCCACCAGCCGCCCGCGCAGCAGGTTGCGGCTGGCCAGCGACAGCAGCGCCGGGTCCGCCTCTCCCGCGCCGGAGAACTCGGGCAGGCTTTTCAGCGCAAACGCCATGCTGGTATCGATCTTGCGGGCGCGGTTGACGACGAACAGGGGCTCCGGCGGGTGCCCCTCGATCTCGAACAGCATCCGCCAGTCCGCTACCCAGTTGGACGGCAGGGTATCACCGCCGAAGAAGGGCAGTTCGGTTTCGGGATCGGAGCCGGAGAATTGAGTGAACTCGAACAGAAGCTCCAGCGTCGCCTGGGTGATGGCCCCCTCCTGCGAGTGGAAGAAGCGGTTCCAGTCATAGACCGGCCGGACCATCGAGTGGCCGAAGCGATAGGCCGCCACCGAGAACTCAATGGGCATCATGTCATGCAGCATTGGCGGAAAGATCGTGTGGCCGTTCAGCAGCACCTGCTGGATGGCGTTGGCATCAACGATGCGCGGCAGGAAGTCCCGCAGCACGATGCGCTGATAGTGGCGGATCGTCGCCTCCCGCGCGCGGCGGAACAGGCGGGCGGGCGGCAAGGTGGGATAGGCCGCGCGCAGCTCCCGCACGAAGCTGCTGTGAAACTTGAGGAAGGTCAGGTGCAGCTGGGCGATGGCCAGGTTCTCGTCGTTGCGGGGGTCGCCGATGATCGCCTTGCGGTCCTCGCGCGGCAGGTCATTCGGCACTGCCGGGACCGGGTTTCCGTCTCCATCCACGCTCTCGCTGCACATCCCCACCCGCAGGGTAGCGCCATCCGCCTCATAAAGCTGGGGGCTGACCTCCGGCCCGCCGCCGTAGAGGCTGTCGAGATCGAGCGACGGCGTGCGATGGCTGGCCGTGGCGTCCGGATCCGCCGCGCCGCCGCGCGTCAGCCTGGTCTTGTCGAAGGTGATGTCGTGGTCGATGAACTGGCCGAGATAGGTGTAGCCCGCCGGGATGGAACTGTTGGGATCAGTGGTGACATCCACCTCCGTCTCCATGGCGAGGCCCAGCTCAATGAGCGCCTCCGCATCAGGCTGGACCCCCTTGTCGAACAGGCGGCAGAACCGCTGCCGGGGCGCGAGCAGGCGCTTCTCCGGGCTCTGGAAGGGATCGGTGGCCCGCAGCGCCAGTTCCGGCCCTGCCCGTGCCGCGCGCAAGGCAGACGGGATCAGCGCCCCCTCCACCAGCCCCTCGCCTTCGATCAGATACCGCTCGACGCCGTGAAGCATAGCCGCCTCCCTCGATCAGGAAGGGAAAAGCTACCACGCCGCCCAAACCGCAAACAGGCGGATTCGGCCGGTATTCTACCATAAGTTACTCATTTTATTTAATATTTCTAATAGTCGTTCTCTTGCTGCGGCTACGGCATTGCCGGAAGATGGCGGGCAGAGCGACACCGAAACCGACGACCGGATCGGATCGTCTCCGGCATCCCCCGCATCAACGTGATGCAAGCCTGGTTGCCAGCGGAACATCTGGTGGCGACACTCATTGTGAGGGCATGACATCCGGCCCCGTCTCCTCCAAGGCGCCCATCTATGCGGCGCTCATCGGCAATCTTCTGGTCGCCATCACCAAGTTCATCGCCGCAGGGTGGACGGGCAGCTCCTCCATGCTGTCGGAGGGCATCCACTCCCTCGTCGACACCGGGAACGAGGTGCTGCTGCTCTATGGCATCCGCCGCGCCGGCAACCCGCCGGACCGGGAGCATCCCCTCGGCTACGGGCGGGAGCTGTATTTCTGGAGCTTCATCGTCGCCCTGCTGATCTTCGCGGTGGGCGCGGGCGTCTCCCTCTATGAAGGCGTGATGCACATACTGGCGCCGGAGCCGATCGCCGATCCCCACGTGAGCTATATCGTGCTGGGCCTGTCGTTCCTGTTCGAGGGCGTGTCGTGGTGGGTGTCCTTCCGCTCCTTCCGCCGGCTGAAGGGGGACATGGGCTATCTGGAAGCGGTGCGGAAGAGCAAGGACCCGCCCTCCTTCATGGTGCTGCTGGAGGACACCGCCGCCCTGCTCGGCCTCGTCATCGCCTTTGCCGGGGTGTTCCTCTCGGTGCAGCTGGGGGATACCCGCATCGATGGCCTCGCCTCCATCGGCATCGGCCTGCTGCTGGCGGTGGTGGCCGCAGTGCTGGCCCGCGAGAGCAAGAACCTGCTCATCGGCGAGCGGGCCGACGCGCGCCTCAGCCAGTCCATCCTCGCCATCGCGGACGCGGAGCCGGGCGTGACCCATGCCAATGGCGTCATCACCAGCCACCTCGCGCCCGACCAGGTGGTGGCCGCGCTGAGCGTGGACTTCGACGACCAGCTGCTGGCCGGGGACATCGAGACCGCCGTGAGCAACATCGAAGACCGCGTGCGGCAGGCCCACCCGGAGATCTCCGCCCTGTTCGTCAAG from Pedomonas mirosovicensis includes these protein-coding regions:
- the cobT gene encoding cobaltochelatase subunit CobT, with amino-acid sequence MPPPNLLEDFRQSLAATMRALGHLPEADVTFTADKPALLGNQARVPQPMRNLPPEQVAEVRGWVDAYALRQRHHDDKVHARNQPAAGLARDIYNAAEQARVEAIGSREMAGVAENLARMTEARVRLDPISRAKSSEEVPLASAIGLMIRERLTGQAPPDGARVAVDMVRASIEARAGAHLDALEANLQDQSAFSRMTRSIIADLGLADEPVEDPEEQEENQKDEADQSGDQDQDGQEQSSAAEGDQDQGGEEMESPAEARGEQSGAEMESEDSVSPELGDEGPEGVAPWRPNAPLSEATPQFDYKVYTTAFDETVAAEELCDAEELTRLRAYLDQQLTHLQGVVTKLANRLQRRLMAQQNRSWDFDQEEGLLDTARLSRVVTSPSHSLTYKVERDTEFRDTVVTLLIDNSGSMRGRPISIAAICADILARTLERCSVKVEILGFTTRAWKGGQSREKWLAEGRPAMPGRLNDLRHILYKTADAPWRRARKNLGLMMREGLLKENIDGEALLWAHNRLIGRPEERRILMVISDGAPVDDSTLSVNTGNYLEKHLRQVIGWIEAKSPVELIAIGIGHDVTRYYSRAVTIMDAEQLGGVMTEQLASLFEADRRPASRPQAGRGAARR
- the cobS gene encoding cobaltochelatase subunit CobS, with the protein product MTAEAHAHRPRTVALEAPDITVDARQTFGVDVDLKVPAFSVADEHVPERDDSYVFDPDTTLAILAGFAFNRRVMVQGFHGTGKSTHIEQVAARLNWPCIRVNLDSHISRIDLVGKDAIVLRDGKQVTEFREGILPWALQTPTALVFDEYDAGRPDVMFVIQRVLEVEGRLTLLDQNRVIRPNPWFRLFATANTVGLGDTTGLYHGTQQINQGQMDRWNIVTTLNYLPAETEVGIVAAKCKAYDTEAGRKTIANMVRVAEMTRQGFIAGDISTVMSPRTVITWAQNAEIFKNVGFAFRLSFLNKCDEAERAIVSEYYQRAFGEELPDSVASKAQKAASRK
- a CDS encoding J domain-containing protein, whose translation is MSEYQSRPKGRSSRFHGRVVHADGRRCDSPGCAEAGEFRAPRSPRPERDGYHWFCLEHVRAFNAGYDYFKGLSEEEVAAERVGHPSWERGSRPFATNANPADLNIDDPLGILKAMQGFTRRFGAGGARPDGTRLSAKDRQALKVLGLGDDASLEAIKKQYKRLARRYHPDTNGGDRSQEHQLHKVIDAYTHLSQSPAFSS
- a CDS encoding BolA family protein, translated to MGPVAKEVSRRLSETFQPTALVVRDDSEQHRGHAGHREGVETHFTVEICAAAFAGRSRVERQRMVYAALSDLMNNPIHALSLKITTPEG
- a CDS encoding RNA polymerase factor sigma-32, which gives rise to MESQAVLRAAMSAPMLGKEDELELARRWREQRDVDALRALTRSYLRLVISMASRFRSYGLPVSDLIQEGTVGLMEAAGRFEPEREIRFSTYASWWIRSSMQDYILRNWSIVRTGTTAAHKSLFFNLRRLRAQIVGDYDGPMTYASRQLLAEKLGVRLKDVEVMEARLTGYDRSLNAMVGEDGESEWMDFLASDAPQPDEELEEINDSRVKMDLLRDAMKILSEREMTIIRERRLGDDSVTLAALGERLGISKERVRQIETQALNKLRTALINRVGDPVSAGLVSSYG
- a CDS encoding MFS transporter, encoding MSEHRHAPSTWADLLAAGRLPRFALICLGVWLNAADALVTATIMPSVGADLGGYAFFSWSVAGFLLGAILAGASAGRFSEIVGLRPATVMAGLVLTAGCVLSALAPGMGLFLLGRVVQGAGSGWMSGLAMVAIAFLFPERHLGRIFAAVAAVWGLATILGPLLGGLLAAAGSWRTVFWIFAAQAALFAVAARFLLPREATPAQAATVPWRQLGLLCLAVAAIGCADMIQRPGLALALVGLGLGLLVWLLRFDRRATHRLLPRMAANLGAVPGAGYAAMFFLTATSIGFLIYGPALLQQLHGLTPLAAGYAVAAHAMAWTLAAFVVSGATPQTGDRWIRLGAACILAGPILLALVMREAAVPLVIAAAVIMGAGFGFSSALMNRRVLAALPDEDRAIGSSALIAVRQTGEAVGAAIAGATANLAGFGAGLTLISARSTALWVFIAALPLALAGAMAAWRMTRLPHGEDGQGTGG
- a CDS encoding PEP-CTERM sorting domain-containing protein; this encodes MKIMMSMFLAGVAALGLSHSASASLVVLNSDDTNGFGFGNVNRDLTIQETGPDQDGTESGCVGITGGGSFAVGSGACLPNESGVFMGNGVVNLGGNEPPPLTDDLKYGTPTIGSLGITDASEILIVFDATEPGGDGLTITDLTLKFYDGGTLLLAIDGDATFATTSPGNGIADYIFGIDAAQQEEVNEVIFSAEDFGDFRMALEATIEDVDGGPESFVIVRGEGGVPVPEPASLGLLGLGIAGLGLARRRRN
- a CDS encoding ArsR/SmtB family transcription factor, translating into MTIFPALNISMKIETKGRSRMLMEQADAINAFAALAQDTRLTVFRLLVQAGPDGLTAGAIARHLGVPASTMSHHLATLERAGLAVSRRESRQIFYAADYEGARGLITFLMEDCCHGHPEIRGSDNAATTCCPTES
- a CDS encoding peroxidase family protein translates to MLHGVERYLIEGEGLVEGALIPSALRAARAGPELALRATDPFQSPEKRLLAPRQRFCRLFDKGVQPDAEALIELGLAMETEVDVTTDPNSSIPAGYTYLGQFIDHDITFDKTRLTRGGAADPDATASHRTPSLDLDSLYGGGPEVSPQLYEADGATLRVGMCSESVDGDGNPVPAVPNDLPREDRKAIIGDPRNDENLAIAQLHLTFLKFHSSFVRELRAAYPTLPPARLFRRAREATIRHYQRIVLRDFLPRIVDANAIQQVLLNGHTIFPPMLHDMMPIEFSVAAYRFGHSMVRPVYDWNRFFHSQEGAITQATLELLFEFTQFSGSDPETELPFFGGDTLPSNWVADWRMLFEIEGHPPEPLFVVNRARKIDTSMAFALKSLPEFSGAGEADPALLSLASRNLLRGRLVALPHGLQVAERIIVTGLPHERLTLDQLRGGPHGATLERVGLLETPPLWYYILREAELNGGEPLGPVGSRIVAETIIALIRNSDVSILDQPGPIGLADIPRYSMSDMLLRVNELMPV